The following proteins come from a genomic window of Mammaliicoccus sp. Marseille-Q6498:
- a CDS encoding ABC transporter ATP-binding protein — MKQENPLFYLLKKVDWPKGMVIIAMLLSILGSLSGLFVPLFTGKLVDTFNAENLNLQLVWLFLGVFLANAILSGFGTYLLSKIGEKTIYSIRAKLWKHLINLNMRFFDKNESGQLMSRITDDTNVINMFISEKAPSVLPSLLTLIGSIVMLFIMDWQMTLVTFIILPVFVAIMIPLGKSMGKISKATQTEIANFSGILGRVLTEIRLVKVTTSEDKELEKTKVTLLGIYDLGLKEAKIRAIISPLSGIIMMLTVAIILGFGGIRVSSGAISAGTLVAMIFYVIQLSAPIVSFSMFITDYKKAVGASERIYEIYQETMEPIGMDTTQPISNNQDINFKNVSFGYDDNLVIKNLSLSIRSGEVTAIVGPSGSGKSTLFSLIERFYPLQNGEILYGNQAIEDIPLKYWRQKIGYVMQSNAMMTGTIRDNLTYGINEAVSDETLVHYTKMAHCYDFIMEFPQGFDTEIGERGTKLSGGQRQRIDIARSFIKNPDILLLDEATANLDSESEFFIQQALNELMKDRTTVVIAHRLATIKKASQIIFLDKGEITGTGTHSELIQNHEKYRHFVNTQSLLE; from the coding sequence ATGAAGCAAGAAAATCCTTTGTTCTATTTATTAAAAAAGGTAGATTGGCCTAAAGGTATGGTCATTATAGCTATGCTGCTTTCGATTTTAGGCAGTCTTAGTGGTTTATTTGTACCATTATTTACTGGGAAATTAGTAGATACGTTTAATGCAGAGAATTTAAATTTACAACTAGTATGGTTGTTTTTAGGCGTGTTTTTAGCTAATGCTATTTTAAGTGGCTTTGGTACTTATTTGCTAAGTAAAATTGGTGAGAAAACGATATATTCTATACGAGCTAAATTATGGAAACATTTAATAAATCTTAATATGAGATTTTTTGATAAAAATGAAAGTGGCCAACTTATGAGCCGTATTACAGATGATACAAACGTCATCAATATGTTTATTTCAGAAAAAGCACCGAGTGTTTTACCTTCGTTGTTAACGTTAATTGGTTCAATTGTCATGTTATTTATAATGGATTGGCAAATGACGCTCGTTACATTTATTATTTTACCTGTTTTTGTCGCAATTATGATTCCGCTCGGTAAAAGCATGGGCAAAATTTCTAAAGCTACACAAACAGAGATTGCAAATTTTAGTGGCATACTAGGTAGAGTTTTAACGGAAATACGTTTAGTGAAAGTGACAACTTCTGAAGATAAAGAATTAGAAAAGACGAAAGTAACGTTATTAGGCATTTACGATTTAGGATTAAAAGAAGCAAAAATTAGAGCAATCATTTCTCCATTATCAGGTATTATTATGATGCTTACAGTAGCTATTATATTAGGCTTTGGAGGAATAAGAGTATCGAGTGGGGCGATTTCTGCTGGTACTTTAGTTGCGATGATATTTTACGTTATTCAGTTATCTGCTCCTATTGTAAGTTTTTCTATGTTTATTACAGATTATAAAAAAGCAGTAGGTGCGAGTGAAAGAATTTATGAAATTTATCAAGAAACAATGGAACCAATAGGAATGGATACGACTCAACCTATTTCGAATAATCAAGATATTAACTTTAAAAATGTATCATTTGGTTATGATGACAATCTTGTTATTAAAAATTTATCACTTTCAATTCGATCAGGGGAAGTTACTGCTATTGTCGGACCATCAGGATCAGGAAAGAGTACATTGTTTAGCTTGATTGAGCGATTTTATCCATTACAAAACGGTGAGATATTATATGGTAATCAAGCAATTGAAGATATACCTTTAAAGTATTGGCGTCAAAAAATTGGATATGTCATGCAATCAAACGCGATGATGACGGGTACGATTAGAGATAATTTAACATATGGCATCAATGAAGCAGTAAGTGATGAGACGTTAGTTCATTATACGAAAATGGCACATTGTTATGACTTTATAATGGAATTTCCACAAGGCTTTGATACAGAAATAGGAGAACGAGGTACAAAGTTATCAGGTGGACAAAGACAAAGAATAGACATTGCAAGAAGCTTCATTAAGAATCCAGATATTTTATTATTAGATGAGGCAACAGCTAATTTAGATAGTGAAAGTGAATTCTTTATACAACAAGCATTAAATGAATTGATGAAAGATAGAACAACAGTCGTTATTGCTCACAGACTTGCGACAATTAAAAAAGCGAGTCAGATTATCTTTTTAGATAAAGGAGAAATCACAGGTACAGGCACACATAGCGAACTTATACAAAATCACGAAAAATATCGTCACTTTGTAAATACTCAAAGTTTATTAGAATAA
- a CDS encoding L-lactate permease, protein MLLNNINPFDNIAISAIVASIPIILFLLCLTVFKMKGIYASITTLVVTLVIALFIFELPKGLAAGAVTEGIFQGILPIGYIVVMAVWLYKVSNGTGQFSIIQDSISGISQDQRIQLLLIGFSFNAFLEGAAGFGVPIAICSVLLIQIGFKPLQAAMLCLVANGAAGAFGAIGIPVGIIDSLGLHGNISALEVSQISTLTLPIMNFFIPFVLIMILDGLKGVKEILPMILVVSTTYTGFQLLITYFQGPELADIIPPLLSMVALTIFSKFYQPKNIYRVSDNEVGESKKHSIKSILYAWSPFFILTLFVMIWSSPSFKALFTPSGPLSFLVWKVNIPGTLNDITHKLITLKIDIFSATGTAILLSVIITILISKHFKLSEGIRLLGLTIKELWLSILTICFILAIAKITTYGGLTVAMGQGIAKAGHIFPLLSPVLGWIGVFMTGSVVNNNTLFAPIQATVADQIGVSGPLLVAANTAGGVAAKLISPQSIAIATAAVGQVGKESELLKMTLKYSVGFLIFICVWTFILTMIL, encoded by the coding sequence GTGTTACTAAATAATATTAATCCTTTTGACAACATTGCCATTTCAGCAATCGTTGCAAGCATACCCATTATATTATTTTTACTCTGTTTAACGGTTTTCAAAATGAAGGGGATTTACGCATCTATTACAACACTCGTTGTAACGTTAGTAATTGCGCTGTTTATATTTGAATTACCAAAAGGTCTTGCAGCTGGTGCTGTTACAGAAGGAATCTTCCAAGGTATATTACCAATAGGTTATATAGTGGTAATGGCGGTATGGTTATATAAAGTTTCTAATGGTACTGGTCAATTTAGTATCATTCAAGATAGCATTTCAGGAATTTCTCAAGACCAGCGCATACAGTTATTATTAATTGGTTTTAGTTTTAATGCATTTTTGGAAGGTGCAGCTGGATTTGGTGTTCCAATAGCAATTTGTAGTGTGCTTTTAATTCAAATTGGTTTCAAACCTTTACAAGCTGCCATGTTATGTCTCGTTGCAAATGGTGCAGCTGGTGCATTTGGAGCAATTGGTATTCCAGTAGGTATTATAGATAGTTTAGGTTTACACGGTAATATCTCAGCTTTAGAAGTTTCACAAATTTCAACATTGACACTTCCTATCATGAACTTCTTTATTCCGTTTGTATTGATTATGATTTTAGATGGTTTAAAAGGTGTCAAAGAAATATTGCCTATGATTCTTGTTGTAAGTACAACTTATACAGGTTTCCAATTATTAATTACGTATTTCCAAGGACCAGAGTTAGCTGATATTATCCCACCACTATTATCAATGGTTGCTTTAACAATATTTTCAAAATTTTATCAACCGAAAAATATTTATCGAGTATCTGATAATGAAGTTGGTGAATCTAAGAAACATAGTATTAAATCAATCTTGTATGCATGGAGTCCATTTTTTATTCTTACACTCTTTGTCATGATTTGGAGCTCACCATCTTTTAAAGCGTTATTTACGCCAAGTGGTCCGCTATCATTTTTAGTATGGAAAGTGAATATTCCAGGTACACTTAATGACATTACTCATAAATTGATTACTTTAAAAATAGATATATTTAGTGCAACAGGAACAGCAATACTACTATCTGTGATCATTACAATTTTAATTTCTAAACACTTTAAATTGAGTGAGGGTATACGTTTATTAGGATTAACGATTAAAGAGTTATGGTTATCGATTTTAACCATTTGCTTTATACTGGCAATCGCAAAAATTACAACATACGGTGGTTTAACTGTTGCGATGGGTCAAGGTATCGCTAAAGCAGGTCATATATTCCCACTGTTATCTCCAGTATTAGGTTGGATTGGGGTATTTATGACAGGTTCTGTAGTAAATAACAATACGTTGTTCGCGCCAATTCAAGCTACTGTTGCAGATCAAATCGGTGTAAGTGGACCATTACTTGTTGCAGCAAATACAGCTGGTGGTGTCGCAGCAAAATTAATATCACCACAATCTATAGCAATCGCAACAGCTGCAGTTGGTCAAGTAGGTAAAGAATCTGAATTACTGAAAATGACTTTGAAATATAGTGTCGGATTTTTAATTTTCATATGTGTTTGGACATTTATTTTAACAATGATTTTATAA
- a CDS encoding M50 family metallopeptidase — MSRFLPMFLSEPIHLSLTIIICIALIYVFVHHRRQHSILSMIDIILGYFPILIHEMGHVLANKLSGGKPKDLVVVWRRRERLETGRQGYAITGSKSGFNQFITTLFGYIMPPLMLIIGVWMKHHTYGPIFLILLLIMFLYYVILTSKKFIPSIILIVIAVALYEVMTAPNIHDFGQITTYIYHLSLGTLLGEVAQSSITIFLLTFSRGRQEWDGSQLKQITRIPTFIFSIIWIAINVYAVMYTFNALWP; from the coding sequence TTGAGTCGATTTTTACCTATGTTTTTATCAGAACCAATTCATTTATCATTAACTATCATTATATGTATCGCGCTCATATATGTCTTTGTACATCATAGAAGACAACACTCAATTTTAAGCATGATTGATATTATATTAGGGTATTTCCCTATTTTAATTCATGAAATGGGTCATGTTTTAGCTAATAAATTATCCGGTGGTAAACCTAAAGATTTAGTAGTCGTCTGGCGAAGAAGAGAACGACTAGAAACTGGACGACAAGGTTATGCGATAACTGGATCGAAATCCGGTTTTAATCAATTTATCACGACTCTGTTTGGTTATATTATGCCTCCTTTAATGCTGATCATTGGTGTATGGATGAAACATCATACTTATGGACCGATATTCTTAATCCTTTTACTTATTATGTTTTTATACTATGTCATTCTTACTTCAAAAAAATTCATTCCGAGCATTATATTAATCGTTATAGCTGTTGCTTTATATGAAGTCATGACTGCACCTAACATTCACGACTTTGGTCAAATCACTACATATATATACCACTTAAGCTTAGGTACTTTACTCGGAGAAGTTGCACAATCAAGTATTACGATATTTTTACTTACATTCTCTAGAGGTAGACAAGAATGGGACGGTAGCCAATTAAAACAAATTACGAGAATCCCTACTTTCATCTTTAGTATCATTTGGATTGCCATTAACGTATACGCAGTGATGTATACTTTCAATGCATTATGGCCATAA
- the pbp4 gene encoding penicillin-binding protein PBP4 translates to MKKCLLVLFTLLILSIPVSQSVFAADNPKTPTQVANENGYNLGEIYQPEGSINYSSDTGQILYEYKIDAKWYPASMSKLMTLYLTEKAIHSGKLKKDDKVTMTDEEYRLSTLPELSNTKLYPGDVYTISEIMQITISNSSNAGAMILGRETMKAEDKASAKKISEKDKDPKKNTASKEQKQDLDSDFVDYMNEEAKKIGMNHTKFYNANGASNNLLLEYKAKRYQSDEDNYSTSRDYAILTQKLVKQYPDILDYTKLVAPTVHNVTYYTYNHSLEGADMSLKGTDGLKTGSSDIADYNHSLSTKRDGLRINQIVFGAGDYNTVGGEKQRNMIGNSLMDKSFNEYEWKKVLSKGNQKINGKKYFVTKDLYDVVKKGVDYKVVLKDGKAHIDYNRSYINDSYGPPTVKVESPAKHKFNTTKEKVSNKDNRPMVITASVILVIGILLLITWLIQRKKKKK, encoded by the coding sequence ATGAAAAAATGTCTATTAGTGTTATTCACACTACTTATTTTAAGTATACCAGTTAGCCAAAGTGTATTTGCTGCTGACAATCCTAAAACGCCTACACAAGTTGCGAATGAAAATGGATATAATTTAGGTGAAATATACCAACCTGAAGGATCAATCAACTACAGTTCAGATACTGGTCAAATCTTGTATGAATATAAAATAGACGCTAAATGGTACCCTGCTAGTATGTCTAAGTTAATGACATTATATTTAACGGAGAAAGCAATACATAGTGGAAAATTAAAAAAAGATGACAAAGTAACTATGACAGATGAAGAATATCGTTTATCAACTTTACCTGAATTAAGTAATACAAAACTTTATCCTGGTGATGTTTATACAATTTCTGAAATCATGCAAATTACAATATCTAATTCATCTAATGCAGGTGCTATGATTTTAGGTAGAGAAACGATGAAAGCAGAAGATAAAGCATCTGCTAAAAAAATATCTGAAAAAGATAAAGACCCTAAAAAAAATACAGCGTCTAAAGAACAAAAACAAGACTTAGATTCAGACTTCGTTGATTATATGAACGAAGAAGCTAAAAAAATTGGTATGAACCATACAAAATTCTACAATGCTAACGGTGCATCAAATAACTTATTACTTGAATATAAAGCTAAAAGATATCAATCAGATGAAGACAATTATTCAACGTCTCGTGATTATGCAATCTTAACGCAGAAACTTGTGAAACAATATCCTGACATTTTAGATTATACAAAATTAGTTGCCCCAACTGTACACAACGTGACGTATTATACGTATAACCATTCACTTGAAGGTGCTGACATGTCATTAAAAGGTACTGACGGTCTTAAAACAGGTTCAAGTGACATTGCAGACTATAACCACAGTCTTTCTACTAAAAGAGATGGTTTAAGAATTAACCAAATCGTCTTCGGTGCTGGAGACTATAATACAGTCGGCGGTGAAAAACAACGTAACATGATTGGTAATAGTTTGATGGATAAATCTTTCAATGAATATGAATGGAAGAAAGTATTATCAAAAGGTAACCAAAAAATTAATGGCAAAAAATACTTTGTCACGAAAGACTTGTATGATGTCGTTAAAAAAGGTGTAGATTACAAAGTTGTACTTAAAGATGGAAAAGCGCACATTGACTATAATCGTTCATATATAAACGATAGTTATGGCCCTCCAACTGTTAAAGTAGAATCACCTGCTAAACATAAATTTAATACAACTAAAGAAAAAGTTTCAAACAAAGATAATAGACCAATGGTAATCACTGCATCAGTTATTTTAGTGATTGGTATATTATTATTAATTACTTGGTTAATCCAACGTAAGAAAAAGAAAAAATAA
- a CDS encoding L-lactate dehydrogenase, whose amino-acid sequence MKQFKGQKVVLIGNGAVGSSYAFSVVNQGICDEFVIIDLDKKKVNGDVMDLNHGTVYAPSPVKVKAGEYKDCQDADLVVICAGAAQKPGETRLDLVSKNMKIFKSIVGEVMASGFDGIFLVATNPVDILSYATMKFSGLPKERVIGSGTILDSARFRYLLSEEFNVAPQSVHASIIGEHGDSELPVWSQANIAGKSLRSLIEADESRKHRVEEIFVETRDAAYEIIEAKGATYYGVAMGLMRITKAILNNQDVVLTVSAYLEGEYGHEGVYIGVPALINRTGIREVVEMPLNEEEKSLFDHSVNVLKDIQSPFEETF is encoded by the coding sequence ATGAAACAATTTAAAGGACAAAAAGTAGTATTAATAGGTAATGGAGCTGTAGGTTCAAGTTATGCATTTTCTGTAGTTAACCAAGGCATTTGTGATGAATTTGTAATTATAGATCTAGATAAAAAGAAAGTGAACGGAGATGTAATGGATTTAAACCATGGAACAGTGTACGCACCATCTCCAGTTAAAGTAAAAGCAGGAGAATATAAAGATTGTCAGGATGCAGATTTAGTTGTTATTTGTGCAGGCGCAGCTCAAAAACCAGGGGAAACAAGATTAGATTTAGTATCTAAAAATATGAAAATCTTTAAATCAATCGTTGGAGAAGTGATGGCTTCAGGATTTGATGGTATATTCTTAGTTGCTACAAACCCAGTAGATATCCTATCTTACGCAACAATGAAATTCTCAGGATTACCTAAAGAACGTGTTATTGGATCAGGTACAATTTTAGATTCAGCAAGATTTAGATATTTATTAAGTGAAGAATTCAATGTTGCACCTCAAAGTGTTCATGCAAGTATTATCGGTGAGCACGGTGACTCAGAATTACCTGTATGGTCTCAAGCAAATATCGCAGGTAAATCATTACGTAGTTTAATCGAAGCGGATGAATCACGTAAACATAGAGTTGAAGAAATATTTGTTGAAACAAGAGATGCAGCTTATGAAATTATTGAAGCAAAAGGCGCAACATATTACGGAGTTGCTATGGGACTTATGCGTATTACAAAAGCAATCTTAAATAACCAAGACGTTGTTTTAACAGTTTCAGCTTACCTCGAAGGTGAATATGGACATGAAGGTGTTTATATCGGTGTACCAGCTCTAATCAACAGAACTGGTATTAGAGAAGTAGTTGAAATGCCATTAAATGAAGAAGAAAAATCATTATTCGATCATTCAGTTAATGTACTAAAAGATATTCAGTCACCATTTGAAGAAACGTTTTAA